The proteins below come from a single Afipia sp. P52-10 genomic window:
- a CDS encoding acyltransferase family protein, which yields MDSIAPATIVSGKMPADDSKPPYREDIDGLRAIAVLLVVAFHAFPALLPGGFVGVDVFFVISGFLITDLIAKEIDGHRFSLLRFYGRRARRIFPALFLVLAVCLVVGWILLLPTDYRNLGADSAWSAAFAANIALYLQTGYFDAAAEMKPLLHLWSLGIEEQFYLVWPLLLMLAARRRWMWQAASCVLIASLACNLWLTAVNPNAAFYLPFSRVWELAVGALLALMRARQSPSGAKTTRPLEHLYATHHARIHTAAAWIGLALLLATAFLIDRDQPFPGWRALLPTIATALLIFAGPHSVINQKLLSQGALVAIGLISYPLYLWHWPLLVFARIARFGSEPTILMKLALVALAFVLAAVTYRWLERPFRFGRPAAWKPVGATLGLAAAACFGIAVWASAGMPGRFPEGLQHLLRDFEPETRFAYRSGSCFLEDTQDSTSFAEDCLDQDPAAAPLVLLWGDSYAAHLFPGLAEHRRRTMSMRLAEYTASGCPPILGFSNAQRPNCAEVNDDIAGRIATLKPETVILAGRWSLYDGREGWGSLDADQIRQTIAALKASGVQRIVVVGQFPIWSLPPQMILTRDYQIDMMAFRASPSRPLPRDSIRYLDVAALAAEPQVRQLWSDPDVLFVSPKDTLCSNARCLLLTPGSDAPIAWDQGHLTTAGSIYFVQANAGQLLGSSPNR from the coding sequence ATGGATAGCATTGCGCCCGCGACGATCGTCAGCGGCAAAATGCCGGCCGACGACAGCAAGCCCCCTTACCGCGAAGACATCGATGGCCTGCGGGCAATCGCCGTGCTGCTGGTCGTCGCTTTTCACGCGTTTCCGGCCCTGCTTCCGGGCGGCTTTGTCGGCGTCGATGTCTTCTTCGTGATTTCCGGTTTCCTGATCACTGACCTGATCGCAAAGGAGATCGACGGCCATCGGTTCAGCCTTCTCCGCTTCTATGGCCGCCGCGCGCGACGGATTTTCCCGGCGCTGTTCCTGGTTCTGGCGGTGTGCCTCGTCGTCGGCTGGATATTGCTGCTGCCAACCGACTACCGCAACCTCGGCGCCGACAGCGCGTGGTCGGCCGCGTTCGCCGCCAATATCGCCCTCTACCTGCAGACGGGCTACTTCGACGCTGCCGCAGAAATGAAGCCGCTGCTGCATCTCTGGTCGCTCGGCATCGAGGAACAGTTCTACCTGGTCTGGCCGCTGCTGTTGATGCTGGCGGCGCGCCGCAGGTGGATGTGGCAAGCTGCGTCCTGCGTGTTGATCGCATCGCTGGCCTGCAACCTCTGGCTCACCGCCGTCAATCCAAACGCGGCATTCTACCTGCCGTTCTCGCGCGTCTGGGAACTCGCGGTTGGGGCGCTGCTCGCATTGATGCGCGCGCGGCAAAGCCCCTCGGGCGCAAAGACGACCCGTCCGTTGGAGCACCTCTACGCCACCCACCACGCACGCATTCATACGGCGGCGGCATGGATCGGCTTGGCCCTGCTGCTAGCCACAGCATTCCTGATCGATCGCGATCAGCCGTTCCCCGGCTGGCGCGCCTTGCTCCCCACCATCGCCACAGCGCTGTTGATCTTCGCCGGCCCCCATTCCGTGATCAACCAGAAGCTCCTGAGCCAAGGCGCCCTCGTCGCGATCGGCCTCATCAGCTATCCGCTCTATCTGTGGCACTGGCCGCTGCTAGTGTTTGCACGGATCGCACGCTTCGGCAGCGAGCCGACCATCCTGATGAAGCTCGCTCTGGTCGCTCTCGCCTTCGTGCTTGCGGCCGTGACGTATCGCTGGCTGGAGCGGCCCTTCCGCTTCGGTCGGCCCGCCGCTTGGAAACCTGTCGGCGCAACGCTTGGGCTTGCAGCCGCCGCCTGCTTCGGCATCGCGGTGTGGGCGAGCGCTGGAATGCCGGGACGGTTCCCGGAGGGGCTGCAGCATCTCTTGCGTGATTTCGAACCGGAAACGAGGTTCGCTTATCGCAGCGGCTCCTGCTTCCTGGAGGACACTCAGGATTCCACGTCTTTCGCCGAGGACTGTCTCGACCAGGACCCTGCCGCAGCGCCGCTGGTCCTGCTATGGGGCGACTCCTATGCCGCCCACCTGTTTCCGGGCCTCGCAGAGCATCGCCGCAGAACGATGTCCATGCGACTGGCCGAATACACCGCCTCGGGCTGTCCGCCGATCCTCGGGTTTTCCAACGCGCAGCGCCCGAACTGCGCCGAGGTGAACGACGACATTGCTGGCAGGATCGCAACGCTCAAGCCGGAGACGGTGATCCTCGCCGGCCGCTGGAGCCTCTATGACGGCCGCGAAGGCTGGGGCAGCCTTGATGCCGATCAGATCCGCCAGACCATCGCCGCGCTCAAGGCCAGCGGCGTGCAACGAATCGTCGTCGTCGGGCAATTTCCTATCTGGTCGCTGCCGCCGCAGATGATCCTCACCCGCGACTACCAGATCGACATGATGGCGTTTCGCGCAAGCCCGTCCCGGCCGTTGCCGCGCGACAGCATCAGGTATCTCGATGTTGCCGCACTGGCCGCAGAGCCCCAGGTCAGGCAGCTCTGGTCGGACCCGGATGTCCTGTTCGTCTCACCGAAAGATACGCTGTGCAGCAACGCCCGCTGCCTGCTGCTGACGCCGGGAAGCGACGCCCCCATCGCCTGGGATCAAGGCCACCTGACGACCGCCGGCTCGATCTATTTCGTGCAGGCCAATGCCGGGCAACTGCTGGGCTCCTCGCCGAATCGATGA
- a CDS encoding S-(hydroxymethyl)glutathione dehydrogenase/class III alcohol dehydrogenase, with amino-acid sequence MDVRAAVAFQAGKPLEITTVKLDGPKAGEVLVEIKATGVCHTDEFTLSGADPEGIFPAILGHEGAGIVVDVGPGVTSLKKGDHVIPLYTPECRECYSCRSRKTNLCTKIRATQGQGLMPDGTSRFSCDGQVVHHYMGTSTFANYTVLPEIAVAKIREDAPFDKVCYIGCGVTTGIGAVLNTAKVEVGAKAIVFGLGGIGLNVIQGLRLAGADMIIGVDLNDDRKSWGERFGMTHFVNPKDAGKDLVAHLVNMTKSGDDQIGGADYTFDCTGNVTVMRQALESCHRGWGQSIIIGVAAAGAEIATRPFQLVTGRQWKGTAFGGARGRTDVPKIVDWYMEGKIQIDPMITHVMPLADINKAFDLMHQGKSIRSVVTF; translated from the coding sequence ATGGATGTTCGCGCCGCTGTCGCATTTCAGGCCGGAAAGCCGCTGGAAATCACCACGGTCAAGCTCGACGGCCCCAAGGCCGGCGAGGTTCTCGTCGAAATCAAGGCGACTGGCGTCTGTCACACCGATGAGTTCACGCTGTCGGGCGCCGACCCCGAGGGCATTTTCCCCGCCATTCTCGGCCATGAAGGCGCAGGCATCGTCGTCGATGTCGGCCCCGGCGTCACCAGCCTGAAGAAGGGCGATCACGTCATTCCGCTCTACACGCCCGAATGCCGCGAATGCTATTCCTGCCGCTCGCGCAAGACCAACCTCTGCACCAAGATCCGCGCGACCCAGGGCCAGGGTCTGATGCCGGATGGCACCTCCCGCTTCTCCTGCGATGGCCAGGTCGTGCATCACTACATGGGCACCTCGACCTTCGCGAATTACACGGTGCTGCCGGAAATCGCGGTGGCGAAGATTCGCGAGGACGCGCCCTTCGACAAAGTCTGCTACATCGGCTGCGGCGTCACCACCGGCATCGGCGCCGTGCTGAATACCGCCAAGGTGGAGGTCGGCGCCAAGGCGATCGTGTTCGGCCTCGGCGGCATCGGCTTGAACGTGATCCAGGGCCTGCGCCTTGCGGGCGCCGACATGATCATCGGCGTTGACCTCAATGACGATCGCAAATCTTGGGGCGAACGCTTCGGCATGACCCATTTCGTCAACCCGAAGGATGCGGGCAAGGATCTCGTCGCGCACCTCGTCAACATGACGAAATCCGGCGACGACCAGATCGGCGGCGCCGATTACACCTTCGACTGCACCGGCAACGTCACGGTGATGCGGCAGGCGCTCGAATCCTGCCACCGCGGCTGGGGCCAGTCGATCATCATCGGCGTTGCCGCGGCCGGCGCCGAAATCGCCACCCGTCCGTTCCAGCTCGTCACCGGCCGGCAGTGGAAAGGCACGGCCTTCGGCGGTGCGCGCGGCCGCACCGACGTTCCGAAGATCGTCGACTGGTATATGGAAGGCAAAATCCAGATCGACCCGATGATTACTCATGTGATGCCGCTCGCCGATATCAACAAGGCGTTCGACCTGATGCATCAGGGCAAGTCGATCCGCAGCGTCGTGACCTTCTGA
- a CDS encoding MFS transporter translates to MNKIPDIQPIASDSITAPLRFPIFRRIWFAGLLTNLGLLIQGVGAAWAMTLMTSSPDMVALVQTAAMMPTMLISIAAGAIADMHDRRIVALVGLSIALASAVTLSLLAHFGLISPYILLAFSFLIGTGMALFQPAWQASVNEQVPPEALPQAVALNGISFNIARSFGPAIGGVIVAAAGAVAAFVCNALFYIPLIIVLLLWRREVEPSRLPPERLTRAIVSGVRYVIHSPNVRIVLTRTLLFGVIGGSVSALMPLLARDLLHGDARLYGIMLGAFGVGAVVGALNVATVRRRFGSELAVRASSVIMGLAVVVIAISRSPVLTAAALVVAGAVWMLAIALFNIGVQLSAPRWVAGRALAAFQAAIAGGIAVGSWGWGHVANGVGVGDTLLISGIAMLVSPLIGFWLAMPPAGDPTDTAIEALADPEVHMPLTARSGPIVIEIVYRIDLKRAREFYGVMQQVQLSRQRNGAYGWSIARDIADPEVWTERYHCPTWLDYLRQRNRPTQAERTLTQSAAEFHIGPEPVQVRRMLERPFGSVRWKDETPDRAAKDVLRIPVDPTSGT, encoded by the coding sequence ATGAACAAGATTCCCGATATCCAACCGATTGCGTCCGACAGTATTACCGCTCCGCTGCGTTTTCCGATCTTCCGCCGGATCTGGTTCGCCGGCCTCCTGACCAATCTCGGACTGCTGATCCAGGGCGTCGGTGCGGCCTGGGCGATGACGCTGATGACGTCGTCGCCCGACATGGTGGCGCTGGTTCAGACGGCGGCAATGATGCCGACGATGCTGATCTCCATCGCCGCCGGCGCGATCGCCGACATGCACGACCGGCGTATCGTCGCCCTGGTCGGCCTCTCGATTGCACTCGCCTCTGCCGTTACCCTCAGCCTGCTGGCGCATTTCGGCCTGATCTCGCCCTATATCCTGCTCGCCTTCAGCTTCCTGATCGGCACCGGCATGGCGCTGTTCCAGCCCGCCTGGCAGGCCTCGGTGAACGAGCAGGTGCCGCCGGAAGCGCTGCCGCAGGCGGTCGCTCTGAACGGCATCAGCTTCAACATCGCCCGCAGTTTCGGCCCGGCGATCGGCGGCGTCATCGTCGCTGCCGCGGGCGCGGTGGCCGCCTTCGTCTGCAACGCGTTGTTCTACATCCCGCTCATCATCGTACTGTTGTTGTGGCGCCGCGAGGTCGAGCCGTCGCGTCTGCCGCCCGAACGGCTGACCCGAGCCATCGTCTCCGGCGTGCGCTATGTGATCCACTCGCCAAACGTGAGGATCGTGCTAACCCGGACCTTGCTGTTCGGCGTCATCGGCGGCTCAGTCTCCGCACTGATGCCGCTGCTGGCCCGCGACCTGCTCCACGGCGACGCGCGGCTCTATGGCATCATGCTCGGCGCCTTCGGTGTCGGCGCGGTGGTCGGCGCCTTGAACGTCGCCACCGTGCGCCGCCGCTTTGGCTCCGAGCTAGCGGTGCGTGCGTCGTCGGTGATCATGGGGCTGGCGGTCGTGGTCATCGCCATCAGCCGCTCGCCGGTCCTGACGGCTGCCGCCCTCGTCGTTGCCGGCGCCGTCTGGATGCTGGCCATCGCCTTGTTCAACATCGGCGTGCAGCTTTCGGCGCCGCGCTGGGTCGCCGGACGCGCGCTCGCGGCGTTCCAAGCGGCCATCGCAGGCGGCATCGCGGTCGGAAGCTGGGGCTGGGGCCACGTCGCAAACGGCGTCGGTGTCGGCGATACCTTGCTGATCTCCGGCATCGCCATGCTCGTCTCGCCTCTGATCGGCTTCTGGCTCGCCATGCCGCCGGCCGGCGATCCGACCGATACGGCCATCGAAGCCCTCGCCGATCCTGAAGTGCACATGCCGCTCACCGCGCGCAGTGGCCCGATCGTGATCGAGATCGTCTATCGGATCGATCTCAAGCGCGCACGCGAGTTCTACGGCGTCATGCAGCAGGTCCAGCTCTCACGCCAGCGCAATGGTGCATATGGCTGGTCGATCGCTCGCGACATCGCCGATCCCGAGGTATGGACCGAGCGCTATCACTGCCCGACCTGGCTCGACTATCTGCGCCAGCGCAATCGCCCGACCCAGGCGGAACGAACGCTCACGCAAAGCGCGGCGGAATTTCATATCGGACCGGAGCCTGTCCAGGTTCGGCGGATGCTCGAGCGGCCGTTCGGATCCGTCCGCTGGAAGGACGAAACACCCGACCGTGCGGCAAAAGATGTGCTGCGGATTCCCGTTGATCCGACCAGCGGAACGTAA
- a CDS encoding NAD(P)-dependent oxidoreductase — protein sequence MQLLLAKSAFDRIAPRLKVTAPDLDVITITAPDAFARDGQSVPADQVDPDLIWISADGMRAGLLPTYFGTALKGTTAKWAQLFVAGLDNPAFKQLMAKGIRLTKSTAQSVAIAEYVTGHAFSLIVPIDAQREAQQKKEWKPTQYREISQTRWTLVGFGAIGGEIAKRVKPFGAHLTVVRRQSDNRGLADAVIPLTDLTKVLPQTDVVVLACALNDETRHLANDAFFGALKKDAILINIGRGGLVDSEALRRGLDRDQPGKAVLDVFDKEPLPTDDWMWDHPKIRVSAHTSHFGMGTMGRGDDLFLENLRRYLAGDKLLNEATKADVGL from the coding sequence GTGCAGCTTCTTCTTGCAAAATCCGCATTCGATCGTATCGCTCCGCGCCTGAAAGTCACCGCCCCCGATCTCGACGTCATCACCATCACCGCTCCGGATGCCTTTGCGCGCGACGGGCAGAGCGTGCCCGCAGATCAGGTCGATCCCGACCTGATCTGGATCAGCGCCGACGGCATGCGAGCGGGCCTGCTGCCCACCTATTTCGGCACGGCGCTGAAGGGAACGACGGCCAAATGGGCGCAGCTGTTCGTGGCCGGCCTCGACAATCCCGCATTCAAGCAACTGATGGCGAAGGGCATTCGTCTGACCAAGAGCACCGCGCAATCGGTTGCGATCGCCGAGTACGTCACGGGTCACGCCTTCAGCCTGATCGTGCCGATCGATGCGCAGCGCGAGGCACAGCAGAAGAAGGAATGGAAGCCCACCCAATACCGCGAAATCAGTCAGACACGCTGGACGCTGGTCGGCTTCGGCGCCATCGGCGGGGAGATCGCCAAGCGCGTGAAGCCGTTTGGCGCGCACCTGACGGTCGTGCGGCGCCAGTCCGACAACCGCGGCCTCGCCGACGCGGTGATCCCGCTGACCGATCTGACGAAGGTTCTGCCGCAGACCGACGTGGTCGTGCTGGCCTGCGCGCTGAACGACGAAACCCGGCACCTCGCCAACGATGCCTTCTTCGGCGCATTGAAGAAGGATGCGATCCTGATCAACATCGGCCGCGGTGGATTGGTCGATTCGGAAGCCCTGCGGCGGGGCCTCGATCGCGACCAGCCCGGGAAAGCCGTACTCGACGTTTTCGACAAGGAGCCGCTGCCGACTGACGACTGGATGTGGGACCATCCGAAAATCCGCGTCAGCGCCCATACCTCGCACTTCGGCATGGGAACGATGGGCCGCGGCGACGACCTGTTCCTGGAGAACCTGAGGCGCTATCTGGCTGGCGACAAGCTGCTGAACGAAGCGACGAAGGCCGACGTGGGGCTCTGA
- a CDS encoding DMT family transporter, which produces MSKRLDMMAARAAPALFVLLWSTGFIGTKYALEGAEPFTMQTVRMVSVVVLLGVFAMIVRPAWPDRAGVMHSIVASILVHGFYLGGTAVAISHAVPAGLSALIPGLQPVLTSTLANRFLGEKVTPTQWLGLLLGLGGVMLVLHNRSFEGQSAIGWLASGVSLVSITIGTLYQKRFCSHIDWRAGNLIQFVTVAIFFAVGAFLFESRVVHWTPTFVLSVGWLAVVLSVGSIGLLYWLIRKSAATQVASLFYLVPGVTALMAYILFDERLDALSIAGMVVCAAGVLLVNRR; this is translated from the coding sequence ATGAGCAAACGATTGGATATGATGGCAGCGCGTGCCGCGCCGGCGCTGTTCGTGTTGTTGTGGAGCACCGGCTTCATCGGCACGAAATACGCGTTGGAAGGGGCCGAGCCCTTCACCATGCAGACCGTGCGCATGGTCAGCGTGGTCGTTCTGCTCGGTGTGTTCGCCATGATCGTGCGCCCGGCCTGGCCGGATCGGGCAGGCGTCATGCACAGCATTGTCGCCAGCATCCTGGTGCACGGCTTTTACCTCGGCGGAACGGCGGTGGCGATTTCGCACGCGGTTCCGGCGGGACTGTCGGCGCTGATTCCGGGCCTGCAACCGGTGCTGACCTCGACGCTGGCGAACCGCTTCCTTGGCGAAAAGGTCACGCCGACGCAGTGGCTCGGCTTGTTGCTGGGGCTCGGCGGTGTGATGCTGGTGCTGCACAACCGGTCGTTCGAGGGCCAGTCGGCGATCGGCTGGCTCGCCTCCGGCGTGTCGCTGGTCAGCATCACCATCGGCACGCTTTATCAGAAACGCTTCTGCAGCCACATCGATTGGCGCGCAGGAAACCTCATCCAGTTCGTCACGGTCGCGATTTTCTTCGCCGTCGGCGCGTTTCTGTTCGAGAGTCGCGTCGTTCACTGGACGCCGACATTCGTGCTCTCGGTGGGCTGGCTTGCGGTCGTGCTGTCAGTGGGATCGATCGGTCTGCTGTACTGGCTGATCCGCAAGTCGGCGGCGACGCAGGTGGCGAGCCTGTTCTATCTCGTGCCCGGCGTGACGGCGCTGATGGCTTACATCCTGTTCGACGAACGGCTGGATGCTCTCTCGATCGCCGGCATGGTTGTGTGCGCTGCAGGCGTGCTGCTGGTGAACCGGCGCTGA
- a CDS encoding DUF2332 domain-containing protein, whose translation MSDDEWNAIARRYRRFAASEAHDVSPLYEQLALKIAESTALLAFLQTLPDERRQPNLFLAAIRDAAGGILTPDDLEPSVRRFATRIRDIMVTRTTQTNEPARCAVLLPALARLQQPLALLEIGASAGLCLLPDRYGYDYGRHRIAPPSDSAPVFNCVANAATPLPHRQPDIAWRCGLDLNPLDVKSPTDMAWLETLVWPGQEQRAVNLHAAIEVARTDPPTIRQGNLLTDLARVLADAPENIPRVVFHTAVLAYIPSQADRDAFAQAMLASDAIWISNEAPSVFPQFAKDAPPPPGVRHFLLAMNGKPLAWTDPHGRSIDWFAA comes from the coding sequence GTGTCTGACGACGAATGGAATGCCATCGCAAGGCGCTATCGTCGTTTCGCGGCGTCAGAAGCTCACGATGTATCACCGCTCTACGAGCAGCTCGCGCTGAAGATCGCCGAATCCACGGCCCTCCTCGCCTTTCTGCAAACCCTGCCGGACGAACGACGGCAGCCCAACCTCTTTCTCGCCGCGATCCGCGACGCGGCGGGCGGGATACTGACACCGGACGATCTCGAACCGAGCGTCCGCCGGTTTGCCACGCGCATCCGCGACATCATGGTGACGCGGACCACGCAAACCAATGAACCTGCGCGCTGTGCGGTCCTGCTTCCCGCCCTGGCTCGACTGCAACAACCGCTGGCACTGTTGGAAATCGGCGCATCGGCCGGTCTTTGCCTGCTGCCGGACCGCTACGGCTATGACTACGGGCGGCATCGAATCGCGCCGCCGTCCGATAGCGCACCCGTCTTCAATTGCGTCGCGAATGCTGCGACGCCGCTCCCGCATCGGCAGCCGGACATCGCATGGCGTTGCGGCCTCGACCTCAACCCGCTGGATGTAAAGTCGCCAACCGATATGGCCTGGCTGGAGACGCTGGTCTGGCCCGGTCAGGAACAACGCGCCGTCAACCTGCATGCGGCGATCGAGGTCGCGCGCACCGACCCGCCTACCATTCGCCAGGGCAATCTCCTGACGGACCTCGCCAGGGTCCTTGCCGACGCGCCGGAGAATATCCCGCGCGTGGTTTTCCACACAGCTGTATTGGCCTACATCCCATCCCAAGCCGATCGCGATGCATTCGCGCAGGCCATGCTGGCAAGCGATGCCATCTGGATCAGCAACGAGGCACCATCGGTGTTTCCCCAGTTCGCCAAGGATGCACCGCCGCCCCCGGGAGTGCGGCACTTCCTGCTTGCCATGAATGGAAAGCCGCTCGCCTGGACCGATCCGCACGGCCGATCGATTGATTGGTTCGCTGCGTAG
- a CDS encoding CBS domain-containing protein — translation MKVKDVMHKGVDWVSPDTPIVEIAKLMRAHDIGCIPIGEDDKLVGMVTDRDIVCNGIAVNSFDARKTMARDVMTDGIHCCREDDDLAKALHHMETLKVRRLPVINKNKRMVGMLSLGDLGHVAAPEMLSGWVKSVSAHHH, via the coding sequence ATGAAGGTCAAGGACGTGATGCACAAGGGCGTCGATTGGGTCAGCCCCGATACCCCAATTGTGGAAATCGCCAAGCTGATGCGAGCCCATGATATCGGCTGCATCCCGATCGGCGAGGACGACAAGCTGGTCGGAATGGTCACGGACCGCGACATCGTCTGCAACGGAATAGCGGTCAACAGTTTCGACGCCCGCAAGACAATGGCCCGCGACGTGATGACCGACGGCATTCATTGCTGCCGGGAAGATGACGATCTGGCGAAAGCGCTTCATCACATGGAGACGCTGAAGGTCCGCCGGCTGCCGGTGATCAACAAGAACAAGCGGATGGTCGGCATGCTCAGCCTGGGCGACCTCGGTCATGTGGCCGCACCAGAGATGCTGTCCGGCTGGGTCAAGAGCGTCTCGGCTCACCATCACTGA
- a CDS encoding NUDIX hydrolase codes for MNTQAAAAVRPASTMLLLRDGEAGMEVFMVVRHHQIDFASGALVFPGGSIDAGDHVVAASPALLSGSDGLDAAALAFRVGAARETFEECGILLARENGSEQLVSAARADKVAAAHRTALNEGKTTFSQILIAEGLVLALDLLVPYAHWITPVGMPKRFDTHFYLAVAPADQVGAHDGSESVDSVWVRPAAAVEGAKTGKFKLVFATERNLIKLARYASIADTIAHARKEPVVTVLPEVVRYETGRQLRIPANAGYDGAVFDMSEVRG; via the coding sequence ATGAACACCCAAGCCGCCGCCGCCGTCCGCCCAGCCTCCACCATGTTGCTGCTTCGTGACGGCGAGGCCGGCATGGAGGTGTTCATGGTCGTGCGACATCACCAGATCGACTTCGCTTCCGGCGCGCTGGTGTTTCCGGGCGGCAGCATCGATGCGGGTGATCATGTGGTCGCCGCATCGCCGGCGCTGCTCTCGGGCAGCGATGGACTTGATGCGGCGGCGCTGGCGTTCCGGGTCGGGGCCGCGCGCGAAACCTTCGAGGAGTGTGGCATTCTGCTGGCGCGCGAGAACGGATCGGAGCAGCTGGTTTCGGCCGCGCGCGCTGACAAAGTTGCCGCGGCGCATCGAACGGCGCTCAACGAGGGCAAGACGACATTCTCGCAGATCCTGATCGCGGAAGGTTTGGTGCTCGCCCTCGATCTGCTGGTGCCATACGCCCACTGGATCACGCCTGTCGGCATGCCGAAGCGCTTCGACACCCATTTTTATCTCGCGGTCGCGCCGGCCGACCAGGTCGGCGCACACGATGGATCGGAGTCGGTGGACTCGGTCTGGGTGCGGCCGGCGGCGGCCGTGGAAGGGGCCAAGACCGGGAAGTTCAAGCTGGTGTTCGCGACCGAGCGCAATCTGATCAAGCTCGCCCGTTATGCATCGATCGCCGACACCATCGCGCACGCGCGCAAGGAACCGGTTGTCACCGTGCTGCCGGAAGTCGTGCGTTACGAAACCGGCCGCCAGCTTCGCATTCCGGCGAACGCCGGCTATGACGGCGCTGTCTTCGACATGAGCGAGGTCAGGGGCTAG
- a CDS encoding alpha/beta hydrolase, translating to MITRRTLLLGAGAAMLAKGATAQVSGSASTSLSLWPAKPPGGGGPAGPTQVSKTGAVSQIAMPALEVIQPDRPNGAAMLVAAGGGYKRIQMGKEAQPAARWLADRGITAFMLSYRLPGEGWNAGALAPLQDAQRALRVIRSRAAQDHLDPVRIGVLGFSAGGHLMGLAATRSSFRSYDPVDELDTLSARPAVAALIYPVITLQPPYDRTSARRVLIGRHPDPAASAEWSVETHVRAGNPPVFLVQAADDPISNPENTVIMARTCEQAGVPVECHRLPSGGHGFGMGQPGSPTADWPGWYEAWLRRSGMIA from the coding sequence ATGATCACACGCAGGACCCTGCTGCTGGGTGCTGGCGCGGCGATGCTCGCAAAGGGGGCCACCGCGCAAGTTTCCGGATCGGCTTCCACCAGCCTGTCATTGTGGCCAGCGAAGCCGCCCGGCGGCGGCGGTCCGGCAGGACCAACGCAGGTTAGCAAGACCGGTGCTGTGAGCCAGATCGCGATGCCCGCGTTGGAGGTGATCCAACCCGATCGTCCGAACGGCGCGGCGATGCTGGTCGCCGCAGGCGGCGGATACAAACGCATCCAGATGGGGAAGGAAGCCCAGCCGGCGGCCCGCTGGCTTGCGGATCGCGGCATTACGGCCTTCATGCTGAGCTATCGCCTGCCGGGTGAGGGCTGGAATGCCGGGGCGCTTGCTCCGTTGCAGGATGCGCAGCGTGCGCTTCGCGTTATCCGCTCGCGGGCTGCGCAGGATCATCTTGATCCGGTGCGCATCGGTGTGCTCGGCTTTTCGGCCGGCGGGCATCTCATGGGCCTGGCGGCGACGCGATCATCTTTCCGCTCGTATGATCCGGTCGATGAGCTCGATACCCTGTCCGCGCGGCCTGCTGTCGCGGCTCTGATCTATCCGGTGATCACGCTGCAACCGCCCTATGACCGCACGTCCGCGCGCCGCGTCCTGATCGGCCGTCATCCTGATCCCGCTGCAAGCGCCGAATGGTCGGTCGAGACTCATGTCCGTGCCGGAAATCCACCGGTCTTCCTGGTCCAGGCCGCCGACGACCCGATTTCCAATCCGGAGAATACCGTGATCATGGCGCGTACCTGCGAGCAGGCCGGTGTGCCGGTCGAATGCCACCGCCTGCCGAGTGGTGGCCATGGCTTCGGCATGGGGCAGCCGGGTTCGCCGACCGCCGATTGGCCGGGATGGTATGAGGCGTGGCTACGGCGGTCAGGGATGATCGCGTGA